The genomic segment TTTCAACAATAATTGCATCATCTATCGCCTTTATGGCCTGTACCGTTTTATAAAATTGCGCTGCACCTCCGTCATGAAGATCATCCCGTGCAGGAGAAGTGATCACGACATGCTTCAATCCCAGCTTCAAAACTGCCCAAGCTATATTTTCAGACTCTAAAGGATCAAAAGAAAGCGGTTTTGCTCTATCTACGGCACAAAAGCTGCATGCGCGGGTACAGCGGGTTCCCAAGATCATAAAGGTTGCCACTTTTTGTCCAAAACATTCGCTGATATTGGGACACCATGCTTCTTCACAAATAGTATGAATGCTTCTTTCCCCTAGCAGCTCTTTCATTGCCCGATGTGCACTGGGCGTAATTTTTTTGCGAAGCCAATCGGGTTTAGGAGCAAAGCTTGCCATAAAGACTCCAATTTTCCTGGGTATACTTGCTCGCCAAAAGCGCTTTTGCGTTTTGCTCTTCAGCCAAACTAAGTGAATCTGCCACCGTATCTGCTTCAAATGTTTCACAAAATGCTTCAATCAATATAGTTGAAAGCTTCTCATAGGATAGCTCAACACCAAGCTTCTGAAGCGTCGCTGCTTTACTGAGGCCCGATTCTTTAAAAAACAAAGTCTCAAACATCCTCTCATCAATCTCTATAGGTATGCTTCCCTGCTGCAAAAGTGTATGCTTTGTGTATCGCTGGGCATTGCCTCCCATTTTTTTGCCTTTAATGAAAAGATCATACGGTTCGCATCCTGCCAAGCAAACACTTGAAGGCTGGCTTTGAATGCCTGTTTCGCATGCGAATTTTGCCTTAAGACCGATTTTTTCGTACAGACATATCAAAAACCGGCATAAATAGCGATAATTTTCTTTAATACTTCTTTCGCCCATCAAGGAACGAGAAAGGATAAGCGAATACGAAAGATCCTTATCGTGCACCAAGATACCTCCGCCGCTTAAGCGCCGAACAATACCGATCGATTTTTCTTTTACGTTTTGCAGATCAAGATCCTTTGCAGGATCACAAAAACGCCCTACGCTCAAAGCCCTATCCCACCGGTATAAACGAAGAATAGGCAAATCGCCCTTTTTATGGCTCTCTAGCAATGCCTCATCCACGGCCATATTCCATGCCGCATTTCCCGTTTTGGTCTCAATAATTCTCCAGCATTTTTTAGTAAACATAGCTTTTATGATGCAATTCGTTTGGCAAAATATGCAATCATATGATCAAGCGTATCTACTTGACCGTAATCGGCTTCAGGCACTGCAATCCCCAATACGTCATTGAGTGCGGTAAGAATTTTTAGAAAATCGAAAGAATCAATCTCCAGCGAACGCTGAATGTTTTTATCAGAAACAATTTCATTCTCTTCAACATCCGGTGCAATCTCTAAAATTTGTTCGATAATAGTTTGTTTAATCTGTTCTTTGGTCATAGCAACTCCCCTGGCGTTTGTAAGATTTGATTGAATTTGTTTAGAAATTGTCCTCCGGTGCGTCCGTCGGTTGCCCGGTGATCTCCTGCAAGGGTTGCCTGCATCACTTTGCGTACACAAAGCGCATCTCCCTCTGCCCACGGTGCATCGATGATACGTCCCAACCCTATGAGCGCAACTTGCGGCGGGTAAATCACTCCATAAACGTTTTCAACCCCCAAATCTCCCAAATTGGTGATGGTAATCGTCTGCTGGGTAATCTCTGTATTGCGGAGTTTTCCCGAGCGTGTACGCGTGATCAGCTCGCCGAGCGCTTGCATCGTGGTATCCAAATCCATCTGCTCTGCCCCCAAAATCGCCGGAGTAATAAGTCCCTCTTTACGCAGCGCAATTGCAATGCCCGGATTGATCTGCGTACTCATTTGCAATTGGTCATTTTTCCAAAAACCGTTAAGCTCCGGGACTTCTTTAAGCACAAACACCGCTGCACGTATCAAAAGGGCCACAGGCAGAATGCGCTCTTGGATGCTTCTGTTTTTGTTATACGCTTCAAGCCAATGCAGTGCCGGCGTCATATTGACGGAAGTACTGAGATAGTAATGGGGAATCTCGGCATTGGAGCGGCTCATCGCTTTGGCGATGGCTTGACGCATACCGCTTGGCTGCAGTGTTTTGGCCGTAACTTCAGATTCGATTGCGGCAAGATGTACCGTTTTTTTGTCTGCCACAACACTTGAAAGCTCTACGCCCAGCTCTTTGGCTCTCTTTCGTGCTGCAGGAGAGGCTTTGATCCTCTCAGGAGTCACCGTTTCGTGTTTAGGCTCTTTGGGAGTTTCTAAAGAAAGTGTTACAAGATCTTGGGTTATTTGCTTGGCGGTTGTTGCCGTATCTTTGTTGCCAATAAGCGCCAACGGCATCCCTACTGCGCATTCGGTTTCCTCTTCGACTAAAAGCTTCTCTATAATGCCGTCTTCAAATACTTCAATTTCAATCACCCCTTTGCTTGTCTCCACTTCAGCGATTACCATTCCTTTGCTTACAGGATCGCCTTCTTTAACCTTCCATTCCATCAAGACAGCCGATTGCATATCTGCGCCGAGACTTGGCATGACAAATGTACTCATATCCCCTCCATAAGTTTTTTTGCCGCAGCAACAATCTTTTCAGGTTGCGGCAAGGCGGCCTGCTCAAGATGATTGGCATAAGGAAAAGGCACTTCAGCCGAACAAACCCGCATCATCGGGGCATCAAGCTCATAAAAAGCCTGCTCATTGATGCGCGCCATGATCTCCGCGGAAATACTGCCTGATTTCCACCCCTCATCAACGATGAGCACACGATGGGTTTTGCGGACAGAACGCATGATTGTCTCATCATCCAAC from the Sulfurovum sp. UBA12169 genome contains:
- a CDS encoding ligase, translating into MFTKKCWRIIETKTGNAAWNMAVDEALLESHKKGDLPILRLYRWDRALSVGRFCDPAKDLDLQNVKEKSIGIVRRLSGGGILVHDKDLSYSLILSRSLMGERSIKENYRYLCRFLICLYEKIGLKAKFACETGIQSQPSSVCLAGCEPYDLFIKGKKMGGNAQRYTKHTLLQQGSIPIEIDERMFETLFFKESGLSKAATLQKLGVELSYEKLSTILIEAFCETFEADTVADSLSLAEEQNAKALLASKYTQENWSLYGKLCS
- a CDS encoding phosphopantetheine-binding protein, with translation MTKEQIKQTIIEQILEIAPDVEENEIVSDKNIQRSLEIDSFDFLKILTALNDVLGIAVPEADYGQVDTLDHMIAYFAKRIAS
- a CDS encoding pyruvate dehydrogenase, whose protein sequence is MSTFVMPSLGADMQSAVLMEWKVKEGDPVSKGMVIAEVETSKGVIEIEVFEDGIIEKLLVEEETECAVGMPLALIGNKDTATTAKQITQDLVTLSLETPKEPKHETVTPERIKASPAARKRAKELGVELSSVVADKKTVHLAAIESEVTAKTLQPSGMRQAIAKAMSRSNAEIPHYYLSTSVNMTPALHWLEAYNKNRSIQERILPVALLIRAAVFVLKEVPELNGFWKNDQLQMSTQINPGIAIALRKEGLITPAILGAEQMDLDTTMQALGELITRTRSGKLRNTEITQQTITITNLGDLGVENVYGVIYPPQVALIGLGRIIDAPWAEGDALCVRKVMQATLAGDHRATDGRTGGQFLNKFNQILQTPGELL